From the Pseudomonas monsensis genome, the window GGTAGGTCGGCTGCAGTTCGTCGACCTCGGTGTCACGGAACTGCGCGTACGGTGCCGGTTTGAAGCAAATGACGATCTCGGTGTCGCGCACGCTCATGCGCTTGCCGGTGCGCAGGTAAAACGGCACGCCGACCCAGCGCCAGTTGTCGATCATGACTTTGAGCGCGACATAGGTTTCCGTGGTGCTGTCCGGGGCAACGTTGGCTTCCTGGCGATAACCGTTCAACGCCTTGCCGTCGATTTCGCCGGCGCTGTACTGGCCTCGCACCGAATTGGCTCGCGCCTCGTCGACGGTCCACGGGCGAATCGCCCCGACCACTTTGGCCTTCTCGCCACGCACCGCATCGGCACCGAACGCGGCCGGCGGCTCCATGGCAACCATCGCCAGCAACTGGAACAGGTGATTGGGCACCATGTCGCGCAGTGCGCCGGTGTGCTCGTAAAAACTGCCACGGGTTTCAACGCCGACGGTTTCGGCGGCGGTAATCTGCACGTGGTCAATGTAATGGTTGTTCCAGAACGCTTCGAACAAGCTGTTGGAGAACCGGCTGACCAGAATGTTCTGCACGGTTTCCTTGCCCAGGTAATGGTCGATCCGGTAGATCTGCTTCTCGGACATCACCTTGAGCAAACAGGCGTTCAGCGCTTCGGCGGTTTGCAGGTCGGAGCCGAACGGCTTCTCGATCACCACCCTTCTGAACGCTTCTGGAGTTTCTTCAAGCAAACCGGCGCTGCCCAGTCGGCGCACCACTTCACTGAAGAAACGCGGCGCGGTGGCCAGGTAGAACACCGCATTGCCGGTGCCGCTGTCGGCAATTTTCGCCGCCAGCGCGGAATAAGTGCTGTCGTCCAGGAAATCACCCTGGACGTAGCTGATACCTTTGGCGAGCTTGGCCCACAAGGCCGGATCCAGCATCTGATCGCCCTTGCCGACCTTCGCCGCCACTTCGGTACGGATGAAGTCTTCGAGCTTTTGCGCGAAGGCTTCATCGGTA encodes:
- the zwf gene encoding glucose-6-phosphate dehydrogenase, giving the protein MTHTIRRKSKAEPAPPTTLFLFGAHGDLVKRLLMPALYNLSRDGLLDENLRIVGVDHNAITDEAFAQKLEDFIRTEVAAKVGKGDQMLDPALWAKLAKGISYVQGDFLDDSTYSALAAKIADSGTGNAVFYLATAPRFFSEVVRRLGSAGLLEETPEAFRRVVIEKPFGSDLQTAEALNACLLKVMSEKQIYRIDHYLGKETVQNILVSRFSNSLFEAFWNNHYIDHVQITAAETVGVETRGSFYEHTGALRDMVPNHLFQLLAMVAMEPPAAFGADAVRGEKAKVVGAIRPWTVDEARANSVRGQYSAGEIDGKALNGYRQEANVAPDSTTETYVALKVMIDNWRWVGVPFYLRTGKRMSVRDTEIVICFKPAPYAQFRDTEVDELQPTYLRIQIQPNEGMWFDLLAKRPGPALNMANIELGFAYKDFFEMQPSTGYETLIYDCLTGDQTLFQRADNIENGWRAVQPFLDAWQQDASVQTYAAGEDGPQAANDLLTRDGRVWHGLG